From the Scophthalmus maximus strain ysfricsl-2021 chromosome 11, ASM2237912v1, whole genome shotgun sequence genome, one window contains:
- the urb1 gene encoding nucleolar pre-ribosomal-associated protein 1 isoform X1 yields the protein MGKKRLSEDSAESNTPAKKEKVPEFNGTVFKTMLREPTTAKKGLETFISTARKLPCSDLYDVVEGYIKISMECAEIFKLLEGEKHVESELMLAFESLEMILLRTASDLSHFNMVGSAIVKKTVSGHMRLVQGSLHSQNHRFVRQCLGLLSALVSQGPEAAREVLGHIHINKALSGLAKRRDKKGRPDVRMAYIQFVLSFLVSGDSATVGQIVELKELLPEILSTGLKEDRMSLVNLILSTLKTRVLLNKALSKTQKVRFFTPAVLANIASLYKWNGIVDATTDDNRMVENSEQAGISVVRELAHSFLLDLCCSRKHGIIFHDASFGTAGRAGNIVLLQFLVGLKQATEDELVAELVVNILKACPDILARYFKETQYSYTPRLKSAWQDNVRLLKKIYQAQPEVSTVFQTGEVIPLPRLLSMMMVISLPPVCNKAFFTQGLSFANTAVQLTTLSMMNFILKRANKNIEYLLDESEWHSSDVYSPDLMGDLVQQYRETLSKILPDMTSIVAKWQSLSKKEKMDCEGNKTKEAGSAEQTDDKNEVPAVSETAEVILLKALILKVVCLYQKVVPHLVSQCKFDFSKLLKGIVSEKGLREEVPPVLQYQILQLALDLPASKFSWFRLQDAADTESSSGEKSVLYLLLQMFVSSSSHMRNSTQMLVLKVLKDSGVFEYNWTELELWLDQLARVEPDQQEIVIHFLERVLVKLVCSSYTYTDKVASLVQEAAYLQANLSSQEGDAVSIPVSHIDDVLDMLDVIMEGNDGEMEEFGPSLSEDLIIQTFPFSVVVPAALEARNKLAANQGVVYEYLSAVLADVLHCQREPLPLCLALLQYDKELASSNPSASPHPAIKHLHQYYSNWLPQQHKEELFKSSECLSNGLPTANSYTSLMKAAYSQGPSALLEDTFRKNVEETLTLMSVEEFPVAIKQILLYIKSTVENFGTFSKDMGAGLLKTLMGQLQDLMTKLQGFQGTKKSEPASTAAAAENFQDGSDLFLELNQSPAVEASEEQILVSALGSIFKHPCLDQWFLALESSALPPHTLNPVRLKHLCAQLTEDTLALLETSAPILRDLSHLELLCGYMGTIERVVVKELMENSSQAAKTQSRPVQALLSLHSYMDPGNLREVVSKLLLLPRESLISSGSKGTRAKLSVYGNAALQILTECKSNPSQDHSTFLTQAHLHGLSTLLLSCSSPALEAFLYQALSGEPGSAKLIHTDVLLHCLQQPLALSSLLLQNSSTHRLCFELWCLEPANMEKLFNQTETFLPLINTYLQVAGREDPARPKDVQKAVLKSLKTALLAKMSQCVLGSLTDVCGAQPAETLACLIKLSANIKDVRDLIENLPSALQKVDSFERWQLVEVLTEKLADCPEDLENWRRSVTAAALKCLITSYSHCKDQAASPSEQEQSILERLQRLLTSAEDILASEWNSFVKNGLKYRYRDHHFLNTLSSLLDLMYGGSEVQKDLIPLSTLHMMTSSHSLFLPTMLDPDEEPSRCQAKEALVSLLLCLVKKCPAVCNTSHFVVLLGAYGATLNVSDQKLLLLLQEYERNHVSLLKFQSFLWGPAAVEHHKTRTSLGASLWKQASSDDLLALLNTERMLQTIANFPQQRRIIPQEGKEMLYSNKTVTDLGNLYDPCFFLPLFSAILQPECVIDCPKFVSSHALGLTVMALSSYDPKVRAAAYHVLSCFYQHLEGARFREKRQLLYLMDTVKNGIQQHNQRLSFVMTTYISKVAQQMLKPEDHMYVVLNRFLLSHQSLDFRRVPEFFKLFYGFDMEHKMEREWILSVLEEGIGDGHCYELCERQGIFQSLLGFSSSPLCDEHAQAQIIRVLCQAARVTKAAYNLTKNCGVLTWMIQVVEKRNRDLHLLSAIIDLLHALWFTNLGQKEMQVDEAKTSSSTEEKPQSTVKVLPFPLISEFLCVTLTISRHLRLGVKAAQLGLFLQTLCSILKHRGTALSVKKDAERFALLPQPLSCAEALILLLCWASLSGNKPLCTQIQILSEKHKVKELLGMGKDKGRSKGSFSQACTQKDNLAKEAEFESQGESLLAESEFHLSSILLHWEPVLLLSEPQKVQPRDKLDPSQLANDTAHLLTKWSLRCLVEGSYDENRTKDFLHWLEKAVIKHKEIIDVVLLDPALKSDLLRLYHQTFEAQSVSSLSARVETFQRFTSIMVCLLETHGQLPEMHHAVVSACQPKDTNDPSRCDAGLHLLLLYIHEQWSGATSAELFLSHVSLVTGAKCKKKQKTSKEPQTALRAMCNNIITWKS from the exons ATGGGTAAAAAGCGGCTGAGCGAAGACTCGGCGGAGTCAAACACGccggcaaaaaaagaaaaagttccgGAGTTCAACGGGACTGTATTTAAGACCATGCTAAGGGAACCCACCACAGCCAAGAAGG GACTGGAGACGTTCATATCGACCGCCAGGAAGCTGCCATGCTCCGACCTGTATGATGTGGTGGAAGGCTACATCAAAATCTCCATGGAGTGTgcagaaatattcaaattgCTAGAGGGAGAAAAGCACGTTGAGAGCGAG TTGATGCTGGCCTTCGAGAGTTTGGAGATGATCCTTCTGAGGACGGCCAGTGACCTGTCCCACTTCAACATGGTCGGCAGCGCTATTGTGAAAAAGACTGTTTCTGGCCACATGAGACTTGTGCAGGGATCTCTCCATTCACAGAACCACAG GTTCGTCCGTCAGTGCCTCGGGCTCCTGTCCGCCTTGGTTTCCCAAGGCCCAGAAGCTGCTAGAGAAGTATTAGGTCACATTCACATCAACAAAGCGCTGTCGGGACTGGCAAAGAGAAGGGATAAGAAG GGAAGACCTGACGTCCGCATGGCTTATATCCAGTTTGTGCTTTCCTTTTTGGTGTCTGGAGACAGTGCCACGGTTGGACAGATAGTGGAGCTCAAAG AGCTGCTCCCAGAGATCCTGAGTACGGGTCTGAAGGAGGACAGGATGTCTCTCGTCAATCTGATACTGTCCACACTGAAGACGAGA GTGTTACTAAACAAGGCGTTGAGTAAAACACAGAAGGTGCGTTTTTTCACACCTGCTGTATTGGCCAACATCGCATCTCTGTATAAATGGAACGGGATTGTGGACGCAACCACTGATGATAACAGA atggtggagaACTCAGAGCAAGCTGGGATATCTGTCGTCCGGGAACTTGCTCACAGTTTCCTCCTGGACCTATGTTGCTCTCGTAAGCATGGCATCATCTTCCACGATGCCAGCTTTGGCACAGCTGGCAG AGCGGGTAACATTGTCTTACTTCAGTTCTTGGTGGGACTGAAGCAGGCTACAGAAGATGAACTGGTGGCGGAGCTGGTGGTGAACATACTGAAAGCTTGCCCTGATATTCTGGCCAGATACTTCAAGGAGACTCAGTATTCCTACACCCCCCGCCTCAAAAGTGCTTGGCAGGACAATGTCAGATTACTCAAAAAG ATCTATCAGGCCCAACCAGAGGTTTCCACAGTCTTTCAGACTGGCGAGGTCATCCCTCTTCCTCGTCTGCTCTCCATGATGATGGTGAtatctcttcctcctgtctgtAACAAGGCCTTCTTCACACAGGGCCTCAGT TTCGCCAACACAGCAGTGCAGCTTACAACTCTGTCCATGATGAATTTCATCTTGAAAAGGGCCAATAAGAATATTGAGTACCTGCTGGATGAGTCTGAGTGGCACAGCTCAGATGTATACTCTCCTGACCTGATGGGAGACTTGGTGCAGCAGTACAGGGAGACACTCAGTAAG ATTTTGCCTGATATGACGAGCATAGTTGCAAAGTGGCAGTCACTCAGCAAGAAGGAAAAGATGGATTGTGAAGGAAACAAGACCAAAGAAGCAGGGAGCGCTGAACAGACGGATGATAAAAATGAAGTGCCCG cAGTGTCTGAGACAGCTGAGGTCATCCTGCTCAAGGCTCTGATTCTTAAGGTTGTTTGTCTTTACCAGAAAGTAGTGCCACACCTGGTTAGTCAGTGCAAATTTGACTTCAGCAAGCTCTTAAaag gGATTGTGTCAGAGAAAGGACTGAGAGAAGAGGTTCCTCCAGTGTTGCAGTATCAGATTCTGCAGTTGGCTTTAGATCTCCCTGCAAGCAAGTTCTCCTGGTTCCGCCTACAG GATGCTGCAGATACTGAATCATCGTCTGGAGAGAAGTCGGTGCTTTATCTCCTTCTCCAGAtgtttgtcagcagcagcagccacatgaGAAACTCCACACAGATGCTTGTTCTAAAA GTGCTTAAGGACAGCGGTGTGTTTGAGTATAACTGGACTGAGCTTGAGCTCTGGCTTGATCAGCTGGCCAGAGTAGAGCCAGACCAACAAGAGATTGTCATCCACTTCTTGGAGAGG GTGTTGGTGAAACTGGTGTGCAGCTCTTACACGTACACAGATAAGGTTGCCAGCCTGGTGCAGGAGGCAGCTTACCTGCAAGCTAACCTGAGCAGCCAGGAGGGTGACGCTGTCAGTATCCCTGTCTCTCACATAGATG ATGTCTTAGACATGCTGGATGTCATCATGGAAGGTAATGACGGTGAGATGGAGGAGTTTGGTCCATCTCTGAGTGAAGACCTCATCATTCAAACCTTCCCCTTCAGTGTGGTGGTACCTGCCGCTCTGGAGGCCCGAAACAAACTAGCAGCAAACCAAG GAGTTGTGTATGAGTACTTGTCTGCTGTGCTGGCTGATGTGCTGCACTGTCAGAGAGAGCCGCTGCCCCTCTGTCTGGCTCTGCTGCAGTATGACAAAGAGCTCGCATCCTCCAacccctctgcttctcctcatCCTGCCATCAAACACCTTCATCAGTATTACTCCAATTGGCTGCCACAGCAGCACAAGGAGGAActg ttcaaATCTTCTGAATGTCTTTCAAATGGATTGCCAACTGCTAATTCATACACCTCGCTGATGAAAGCTGCGTATAGCCAAGGGCCGAGCGCTTTGCTCGAGGACACCTTCAGGAAGAATGTGGAAGAAACTCTAACTTTAATGTCTGTGGAGGAGTTCCCAGTAGCAATCAAGCAGATCTTGCTCTACATCAAATCAACTGTGGAAAACTTTGGCACG TTTTCCAAAGACATGGGGGCTGGCCTTTTGAAGACCTTAATGGGACAACTCCAGGATTTGATGACTAAGCTACAAGGCTTTCAGGGGACCAAAAAGTCTGAGccagcatcaacagcagcagcagcagagaactTCCAAGACGGATCAGACCTTTTCCTGGAACTCAACCAGTCGCCTGCAGTAGAAGCCAGTGAAGAGCAG ATCCTTGTTTCGGCCCTTGGCTCAATCTTCAAACATCCGTGTTTGGATCAGTGGTTTCTGGCTCTGGAGTCGTCGGCTTTGCCTCCTCATACTCTGAACCCTGTCAGACTGAAGCATCTGTGTGCTCAGCTGACTGAAGACACTCTGGCCCTGCTGGAGACCAGCGCCCCCATCCTCCGTGATCTGAGTCACCTGGAGCTTCTGTGTGGCTACATGGGGACGATAGAAAGAGTTGTTGTCAAGGAATTAATGGAGAACAGCTCTCAGGCTGCAAAGACACAGTCCAGACCTGTTCAGGCCCTCTTGTCCCTGCACAGCTACATGGACCCTGGTAATCTTAGAGAGGTGGTCTCCAAGTTGCTTCTCCTCCCCCGGGAGAGCCTCATCTCTTCTGGCAGCAAGGGCACACGTGCCAAGCTTAGTGTCTATGGTAATGCCGCACTGCAGATCCTCACAGAGTGTAAATCCAACCCCTCCCAGGACCACAGCACTTTTCTGACACAGGCGCACCTCCACGGCCTGAGCACGCTGCTGTTGTCCTGCTCCAGCCCTGCGCTGGAAGCGTTCCTCTATCAGGCGTTGTCTGGCGAGCCAGGCAGTGCCAAACTCATCCACACAGATGTGCTGCTACACTGTCTCCAGCAGCCTCTCGCCCtcagctctctgctgctgcagaactcCTCCACCCACCGTCTCTGCTTTGAATTGTGGTGTCTAGAGCCTGCAAACATGGAGAAGCTCTTCAACCAGACAGAAACATTCCTTCCATTGATCAACACCTACTTGCAGGTGGCAGGTAGAGAGGACCCAGCCAGACCCAAAGATG TGCAAAAAGCAGTTTTGAAATCCCTAAAGACGGCACTGCTGGCCAAAATGTCCCAATGTGTTTTGGGAAGCCTGACAGATGTCTGTGGAGCCCAGCCTGCTGAGACACTCGCCTGTCTGATCAAACTCTCTGCAAACATCAAGGACGTCAGGGATTTGATAGAAAATCTGCCCAGTGCCCTTCAAAAAGTGGACAGTTTTGAAAG ATGGCAACTCGTTGAAGTTCTCACTGAGAAACTGGCTGATTGCCCAGAAGATCTAGAAAACTGGAGGAGGTCCGTCACAGCCGCTGCCCTCAAGTGTCTCATCACCTCTTACAGTCACTGTAAAGATCAGGCTGCTTCTCCATcagagcaggagcagagcaTCCTGGAAAGACTGCAGAGACTCCTA ACATCGGCCGAAGACATCCTCGCATCTGAATGGAACAGTTTTGTCAAGAATGGACTGAA ATATCGCTACAGAGATCATCACTTCCTGAACACTTTGAGCAGCCTTTTGGATCTGATGTATGGCGGCAGTGAAGTCCAGAAGGATCTGATACCTTTATCGACACTTCACATGATGACAAGCAGCCATTCGCTGTTCCTGCCCACCATGCTGGACCCTGATGAAGAGCCGAGCAGATGTCAGGCTAAAG AAGCGTTGGTGTCCCTTCTTCTCTGTCTGGTGAAGAAATGCCCAGCAGTGTGTAACACCAGTCACTTTGTTGTACTTTTGGGAGCTTATGGAGCTACACTGAACGTTTCAG atcAGAAACTGTTACTGCTCCTTCAAGAATATGAAAGAAACCATGTCAGTCTGCTGAAGTTCCA ATCCTTCTTGTGGGGCCCAGCAGCTGTGGAGCATCACAAGACCAGGACAAGCCTGGGAGCCTCTCTATGGAAGCAGGCGAGCTCAGACGACCTGTTGGCCCTGCTGAATACTGAAAGGATGCTCCAAACCATTGCAAATTTTCCCCAACAACGCAGAATCATCCCGCAG GAAGGCAAGGAGATGCTGTATAGCAATAAAACAGTGACGGACCTTGGGAATTTATATGATCCATGTTTTTTCTTGCCTCTCTTCAGTGCCATACTGCAGCCAG AGTGTGTGATTGACTGCCCCAAGTTTGTATCCAGCCACGCTCTTGGATTAACCGTGATGGCTCTAAGTAGCTACGACCCGAAGGTGAGGGCAGCAGCGTACCACGTGCTGAGCTGCTTCTACCAACACCTGGAGGGCGCTCGGTTCAGGGAGAAGAGACAG cTTCTTTACTTGATGGACACAGTAAAGAATGGAATTCAACAGCATAATCAAAGACTGTCATTTGTCATGACCACTTACATCAGTAAAGTGGCTCAGCAGATGCTAAAACCTG AGGACCACATGTACGTGGTTTTAAACCGGTTTCTACTGTCACATCAGAGTTTGGACTTCAGAAGAGTCCCTGAGTTCTTCAAGCTGTTCTATGGTTTTGACATGGAG CACAAGATGGAACGCGAGTGGATCCTGAGTGTGCTGGAGGAAGGGATAGGCGATGGACACTGTTACGAATTGTGCGAGCGACAAGGCATCTTTCAGAGCCTGTTAGGCTTCAGCAGCAGTCCCCTGTGTGATGAACATGCCCAG GCTCAGATTATCCGTGTGTTGTGCCAGGCCGCCCGAGTCACCAAAGCAGCTTATAACCTCACCAAAAACTGTGGGGTCCTGACCTGGATGATACAGGTAGTTGAAAAAAG GAATCGAGACCTGCATCTGCTAAGTGCCATCATAGATCTGCTCCATGCGCTGTGGTTTACTAACCTTGGGCAGAAGGAGATGCAGGTGGATGAAGCCAAAACCTCCTCATCCACAGAGGAGAAACCTCAGAGCACAGTGAAGGTTCTCCCATTCCCACTCATCAGCGAATTCCTGTGTGTGACATTAACCATCAGCAGACACCTCAG GTTGGGTGTGAAGGCCGCTCAGCTCGGCCTGTTTCTGCAGACCCTTTGCTCCATACTGAAGCATCGCGGGACGGCTCTCAGCGTAAAAAAAGACGCTGAGCGATTCGCACTCCTCCCGCAGCCTCTCTCCTGTGCTGAAGCCCTcatcctgctcctctgctgGGCCTCCCTGTCAGGCAACAAGCCACTCTGTACCCAAATACAAATCTTGTCCGAAAAGCACAAAGTGAAGGAGTTGTTGG GGATGGGGAAAGATAAGGGCAGAAGTAAAGGCTCCTTTTCCCAGGCCTGCACGCAAAAAGACAACCTGGCCAAGGAGGCCGAATTTGAGAGCCAAGGAGAGAGTCTCCTGGCGGAGAGTGAATTTCACCTCAGCAGTATCCTCCTTCACTGGGAGCCTGTGCTTCTGCTCTCTGAACCCCAGAAGGTTCAGCCAAGAGACAAACTGGATCCCAGTCAGTTGGCCAATGATACTGCACACCTGCTCACCAAGTGGTCCCTGAGGTGCTTGGTGGAGGGCTCGTACGATGAGAACAGAACAAAGGACTTCTTGCACTGGCTCGAAAAGGCTGTgataaaacacaaggaaattATAGATGTCGTGTTGCTCGATCCCGCTTTGAAATCTGACCTCCTACGACTCTACCACCAGACCTTTGAAGCTCAGAGCGTTTCCAGCCTTTCAGCAAGAGTGGAAACCTTCCAGCGATTTACCAGCATTATGGTATGCTTACTTGAGACCCACGGCCAACTTCCAGAGATGCATCATGCAGTTGTGTCCGCCTGCCAGCCAAAGGACACTAATGATCCATCTAGATGTG ATGCAGGGCTGCATCTGTTGCTGCTGTACATTCATGAGCAGTGGAGTGGAGCCACATCAGCAGAGCTGTTCTTGTCTCATGTCAGTTTGGTGACCGGAGCCAAGTgtaagaagaaacagaaaacatccaAAGAACCACAAACAGCCCTCAGAGCCATGTGTAATAACATCATCACCTGGAAGAGTTAA